ATCTATCGCAATGAATTAGATCAATCCAATGGAGATGCAAATTGGATACAGATCTGGCTTGAAGGAACCACCAGTGCCCGGACACCCATCGGCGCCCAGATTATTCTGGTAAATACTGATACTACCGGCGGATTCTGGTGGCGACAAGCAAGGGAATACAGAAATGATCCTTTTAAGGGCTATATGGAACATTTTGGATTGCGTCACCGAACGGTCGTTGATTCGATTATCGTTCTATGGCCTTCAGGTATGCGGGATACCCTGCTGAACGTTCCTGCCAATCAGCGATTGGTCATCCGGGAAGGCGATACCTACACAGGAATCAACGATTATTCCAGGCCAGAAACCTATACACTGGGGCAGAATTATCCCAATCCATTCAACCCGCAAACCACCATTGCCTATTCCATCGGTCAACCAGGTATCTATGAGCTGTCTGTCTATAACCTGATGGGGCAGAGGATCAGGATTCTTGAGAATCGGTATCATCCGGCTGGACGGTATTCGGTAACTTTTCACGCAGAAGGTCTGGCCAGTGGTATGTATTTCTACCGGCTTTCATCTGAAACAGCTTCACAAACCAGACTGGTGAAGTGAGGGTGTTCTGGATTATCAGCTCATTCCTTCCTTCACCAACCCGAGCCACGTCTGCTTTTCGGTTTCCGGAAGGAACGAGTACCGCCACCCATTCAGCATCAGGATTTTCAGGTCGGATTCCGAACCTCCCGTCTGAAGAAACAACCGGGCTTCATCGGCGAGTGTTGTCCCGAAAAAGGCCGGATCATCGGTGTTTAATGTCAGCGGCACACCTGCGGCCAATAACCGGTGAACCGGATGCGGCTCGCCAGCGGGCCATGCACCGGTCTGATGGTTGCTGGTGATGCAGATTTCGAGCGGAATGTTCCGGGCAGAAAGCAGAGACAGCACCCCGGGATCCTGAATAGAATGGATGCCATGACCGATCCGTTCGGCACCCAGCAGGCGGATGGCTTTTTCCACCCGATCGGCGCCGGCTGTTTCACCGGCATGGGCCACCACCCGGCATCCGGCTGACCGGGCCCGCTGAAAAGCCGCCGCAAATCCTTCTTCCGGAAAGCCTGCTTCTGATCCCCCGAGTCCGATTCCGATCAGGTCTTCCCCCATCAACGGAAGCAACCGATCCACACGGGTAACCGCCGACTCCCCACCATGATTGCGCACGATATCTGCCAGCAGCCGGATGGTTGTTTTTCCTTCACGGTTAACGGTCCGGGCCCCATCGAGGATGGCTTCCGTCACTGTTTCGGCCGAAAAACGACCATCTGTATAATCGAACGGAGAAAAAAAGGCTTCTGTGTACCGGATTCCCTGGGCGGCCTGCTGGTCAGCCACCCGGACCACCAGTTCCGAAAAATCCTGCGGTTGCCGGAACTGCCCGATCACCCGCATCCATTGGCGGATAAAGGCGGTAAAATTCTCGTAGGTGAAACCGGCCAGCAGACTGTTCACATCGGCTCCATTCCGCTCAGCGAGTTGAATCAGGAAATCATGCGGAATGGCACCTTCCAGATGCAGATGCAGTTCAGCCTTGGGAATCCGGCCGAACCAGCCGGGTAAAGGGGGGTGCTTCAATGGGTCCATCCGGCAAAAATACAACGCCCCGGCCGGTCAGAACGGCCCTTGTCTGCAAATTGGAAAGTTATCGTGTATTTTTGGGTGCAATTTTGGGAGGATGAATGAAAATTCTGGTTGTTGAAGATGAAGTATCCGTCCGGGAATTTATCGAACGCGGACTGATCGAGGAAGGTTTTGATGTCACCGTGGTGGGCGACGGACCGGGAGGAGAATCGCTGGGCCGCGATCCGAATTTTGATTGCATCGTTCTCGACTGGCGGTTACCGGGCATTACCGGTCTCGAGGTTTGTAAATCGCTCAGAAATGAGGGCATCACCACCCCCATCATCATGCTGACGGCCATGAACTCGGTGGAAAACCGGGTTGAAGGTCTCGATTCGGGCGCCGATGACTATCTCACCAAACCATTTGCCTTCGAAGAACTCATTGCCCGAATCCGGGCACTCACCCGCCGCTCATCGCCGGGTGCCACCACTGAACTGCTTCAATTTGCCGATCTTTCCATGGATCTGAAACGCAAAGCCGTCACCCGGAACGAGAAAGTGCTTCATCTGACGGCGAAGGAATTCATGCTGCTCGAGTATTTCATGCGGAATCCCGAGCGGGTGCTTTCCCGGGCCGATATTGCACAGGCCGTCTGGAATATCAATTTCGATACCAACACCAACTTTATTGATGTGTACGTGACGTATCTGCGCCAGAAACTGCAACTGACACCCGACCTTCCGCAACTGATTCATACGGTACGCGGCATGGGTTACGTTCTCAGGACCGAGGAGTAATCCCCTGTCTGGCATGAGTCTGCGGCTGAAGCTCACGCTTCTGTATACCACCTTGCTGGCCATTCTGGTGGTTGGCTTTGCAGTGGTTCACTATTACGTGGTGCGCTGGGCCATCACCGACGAGATGAATACGCAACTATCCGTCAAGGCCGGTGAATTCGCCCAAACCCTCAACTGGACACAGTCGCAGCCATCCATTACCAACGACTTTCTCTGGAATCAGCTCGAGTATAACACGGTTTCTGACTTTTCCCTGATGGTTCAGGTCATCGACTTCAAAGGGGCGGTTCTTATGCGGTCGGGTAATCTGGTTCAGACCGGGCAATCGCTCCCGGTCGAGACCGACGGCGCCTCCACCTTCAGACAGCACATTGACATCATCACCTACGATGGTCAGCCATTTTACCTGCTGTACCTCCCCTATCAGTCAGAAGGTGCGTTCCGCGGTTGGATTCAGATCGGTGCCTTTGAAAAACGCATTACCAGTTTCTTAAGCTGGCTTAAAAACTGGATGATTTACAGCGTGCCCTTTGGCCTGCTCATGTCGGTGCTGATCGGATTTTACCTTACCCGTCAGGCGCTGAGACCCATCGACCAGATTTTAAAAGTGGCCGAACAGATTCAGACCCCTCAGGCCGGACTCCGTTTTCCTGTTCTTGAAAAGGAAGCGGTGGAAATACGCATGATATCGGAAACGCTGAACAACCTGCTGGACCGTCTGTCGGATAGTTTCAGGAAAATCAGCGATTTCACGGCCGATGCTTCCCATGAACTGCTGACCCCGTTAACCGCCATGATCGGAAACACCGATGTGATCTTACGCCGGCAGCGGACGGTGGCCGAGTATGAGGAAACCCTTCGGAAACTGCGCAGTGAAAGCCAGCGGCTGATGGATACCGTGAAGAGCCTGCTGTTCCTGGCGCGTTCCGAGCCGCCGTATGGGAATCTGCAGCGAAAGCTGGTCGATCTGGGTCCGATCATTCAGGAAGAAATTGACAATCTGGCCCCGCAGATTTACTCGAGCAATCTCACGGTTTCTTACCAGACATCGCCCATTGAAGCATTTGTGAACGATCACCTTTTCAGACAATTGATTCAGAATCTGATCAGCAATGCAGTGAAATATTCGAATCCGGGCGGAACCATCCAGGTCTTCACCGAAGCCGATCAGAACTGGTCGGTCATCCGCATTATCGATCAGGGAATCGGGATTCCGAAAGAAGCCATCAACCGGGTATTCGACAGGTTTTACCGGGTGGATAACAGCCGGCAACGGGCCACGGGCGGATCGGGTCTGGGTCTTTCGATTGTGAAACGGATTGTGGATCTGCACAACGGCACCATCCGGATCAACTCGGAGGAGCAGGTTGGGACCGAGGTCATTATCCGGTTACCGGTGCGACCCACCGAGCCTCAGCCCCGGTGAGCGAGCAAGGTCGAGAGCAGTTGGTTCTGAACCTCGAGCGGTAAACTCACCTTCGACTCATGAAACACCTTCACGGTTTTCTTCAGGCTTTGCAGATACGCTTTGCAGTCCGGACAGTCTTCGACATGCTTCATCAGTTCGCGGCAATGCGGCGAGGTCATGTCTTCACCCATGCGCTCACACATTTCGTCAATAATCCGCCGGCAGTCGTCCTGAATGTGTTCATGAGTCATAACGCACGGCTCCTTCTGTCATATAAGCGGCCAGTTTTTCACGCAGAAAAGACCGGGCCCGTTTTAATCTTCCCTTCACCGACCATTCCGAATCACCGGTAACCGCCACTACTTCCTCGAGCGACAGGTTCTCCTGATCACGCAGGATAAACACCAGTCTTGTTTTCTCGGGCAATTCCTGCAGGTACCGGTTCAGCACGTCGCGGAATTCCTGGCTGAGCATGGCATCTTCCGGGTTAAACTGATCCAAAGCATGCCGGTTGGTAATGGTCACTTCCTGAAACTCTTCATCATTGAAATCCTGATGCCCGTTCTTCGACTGATTCCGTCTGATTTTTTCCAGAGCGGTGTTGGTGGCTATCCGGTACAGCCAGGTGGTGATCTGGGAATCGCCCCGGAATCCGGCCAGATTGTTCATCATTCTGATGTAGGTTTCCTGTAAAGCGTCTTCGGCATCTTCCCGGTTTTTCACCAGTTGATAAATGATGTTATACAGCGGCCCCGACGTTTTTCTGACGATCAGGGTAATGGTTTCCGGATCGCGCCGGATGGCCTTTTCCAGTTGTTCACTGGTGAGGGTCAGCATGCCGTTGTCCTTTGTTTTGAGTGTTTGGTCGGCGGCAGGTGTCAGACCACCGCGATTTTTTTCAGATTGGTCTGAATTTCCCTGATAATCATCTGGGCGACTTCAAGCGCCCGGTAGCCATCTTCGCCGGTGACAGGCGGTTCGGTACCTGTGGCGGCTGCCTTCAGAAACCGGTCCAGTTCCCAGGAAAGGGCGTTCACATCGGGCTTTTCGGGTTGCTCATAGACGATGTTCCGCTTGACCGGACCCACATCGATCTGCCCGAGCATCATGGCCAATCCGCCCGACGGTTCATCGGGAGAGGCCAGCCGGAAAACTTCACAGTTTCCTTCCGAGAAATCCACCGAGAGGTACGCATTTTCCTGAAAGATCCGCATTTTCCGCATGGGTCGCTGACTGATGCGGGAGGCTGTCACATTGGCCACGCAGCCGTTTTCGAACTGCAACCGGGCGTTGGCAATGTCGATGCTTCCCGAAACGATCCCCACCCCATTGGCATCCACCCGGGTGACCGGCGACCGGACGAGGTGAAGGATGATGTCGATGTCGTGAATCATCAGATCGAGAACCACGGCTACATCGCTGCCGCGAAGTTTAAACTGGGCCAGCCGGTGCGATTCGATGAACATGGGTTTGATGTCGTACTTCTCCAGCGCCAGCACAGCCGGATTGAATCGTTCAATATGTCCGACCTGAAGGGTCACGCCAGCAGACCGGGCGGCGTCGATAACGGCACGTGCTTCGGTCAGCGTGGTGGTGATGGGTTTTTCGATAAAGAGGTGCTTGCCAGCCGCGATGACCTTCATGGCCACGTCGTGATGGTGCGGGGTGGATGTCACCACACTGATGGCATCTGCTTCTCTGATCAGATCCTCCATGGAGGACCAGGCGCGGGTTTTAAACTCTCCGGCTACCGTCTGTGCCTGTTCCTGATTGACATCATACACCCCGATCAGCTCGGAAGATGGCAGTTGCGCATACATCTTCGTATGCAGTTTACCCAGATGACCGACCCCGATAACGGCGGTTTTCATAAAGACTCCCTGTTCGGATGGTATCCGGCGAAGTTAAGGAAACGAGGGTCTAAATCCATTTAAACGCAAAGGCGCGGAATCAAATACTTACACCGCAGAGAGCGCAAAGAGAAATACAAGGAGAAAGCAAAGGTTTTTTTGTTTTTAATACAGGAACCTCTGCGGTCTTGGCGAATTCTTAGCTGTCCTTGCGTTTAGATCCCCTTTTTATCGCATGTCCCTCAGCACATCCACAATGCGGGTGGTGCTGCCGCGGTAGTTCAGGATGAAATCGCGGGTGGCAGTGCCGGTGGTCTGGCGGAAGGCGGGATCTTCAAGCAGGCGGGTGAGCCAGACGGTGGCATCGGCGGGCGTGGAAATCACGGTCGTCAGGCCGTTGCGCTGCATGTCCATGGCTTCCGGACTTTTGCTGTATCTCGGTCCGTGCGAGACGGGAATTCCCCAGACGGCCGGTTCGAGGATGTTATGAATGTGAACACCGAATCCGCCTCCCACGTAAGCCGCATCACCAAGACCATACAGCTTCATCAGACGACCCATCACATCCACCCAGAGAACAGTGGCAGCGGGATCGGGTCCGGCTGACCATAGAGACAAGGTGGTTTCCGGCCAGACAGCGGTCACCTGTTTCTCCTCTCCCGGGTGGATTTCATGCGGAACCACCCACAACCGTAACCGTTCACGCAGAGAGGCTGGCAGGGCACGGATGGCCGACAGCCAGAGCGTGAGATCAGCCGGCCAGGCAGAACCGAGAATCAGCGTCAGCCGGGTGGGATCGCGAAGAAATTCCATGTCCGCGTCGGTGGACTCCGCACGGGCAAGCACCTGATCGTATCGGGTGTCTCCGGCGGTGGTGACCGGTGCATCCTGTCCCAGAAACGCCCGGTACATGGCGGTGTGGTGATCACTCACGGTGAGGATCCGGGAATACCGTCCGAAGAGCGGTTTATAAAACCAGGAGGCGTACCACGTTCCATACGGATGTTCGGCCTTCAGACTCCCGTTCATGAGAATGAGCGGAATACCGGCCGCCGCCGACCGGATGAGCAGATTCGGCCAGAATTCGTACCGGCTGATGAGTCCGGTGGCAGGTCTGAGTTCGCGGTAAAAGGCTTCAACATGCCACAGGGTATCCACCGGCAGGTAACAGACCAGGTCGGCCTCGGGGTAAGACTTTCGTGGTTCATAGCCCGATGGACTCATAAATGTGACCACGATCAGACAGGGCATTTGCCGCCGTCTCACCTCGGAAATCACCGGTCGTGCCTGTTCAAACTCCCCCATCGAGGCGGCATGAATCCACAAAACCGGGGTCCCGGCTCCCTTTTCTTTCCGCAGACGGGCGATCCGTTCAGGTGTGGTCAGCCGTTCCTTCCAGGATGAGCGGAATTTCGGATCGGTCAGCGTCAGGATCAGCCGGATAATCGGCCAGAGCGGCGTGATGAGCAGGTTGTAGATCAGAAAAATCAGGTGGATCATGCTTGCTTCCCTGCGTTCAGATGCCCGAGCAGAAAGTCATAGATGGCGGGAAACGCGGTTTCGGGTTCCAGATTCATCATGCACCTGAAATGTCCCTTCGGACAGGCATGACGGCCGATGTGACTGCAGGGACGGCAGGAAACCGACGGGTCTTCAATCACCAGTGCGGGTGAACGGAACGGACCAAATCCGAGCGAAAGCGTGGTTGAGCCGAAAAAGGCCACCACGGGAATCCGGCAGGCTGTGGCAGCATGCATCAGGAAGGAATCGTTGGAAAATCCGGCCTGACAGTGACTCATGAGCGCCAGCGATTCGGGGATGGAAAATCCGCCAACGGCATTCCAGACCAATTGATTATCGGGAAAGGCTTTTTTGATGATAAACGCCTGATCCATCTCATCGGCGCCGCCCAGCAGGATGAACCGCGCAAAGGGCTGCAGTTCGAGCAGCATGGTCATGAGGCGGATGGTGTACTCGACCGGATAGCGTTTGGTGAAATGCCGGGCACCCGCTGCGATAAAAAACACCGGACCTCTGCCCGTTCCCTTCCAATCCGTAAAGACCCGTTCCATCCGGTCGCTCAGCAGACGGGGCCGGTCCACACGAAGTCCATCCCCCGAGTCGGTCACGCCCAACGGCGCCAGAGTCTTCAGGTACCGCACCGGGACCGGATCGATGTGCAGAGGCGTTCCCAACCGCACGTGGAGAAATCGTTTCACCAGATGTTTTCTGAAGGTGAGCCGCCGGGGGGCCACCGACCGGAATTCACGGCTTCGCAAACTCACCTGCCAGTCGACCACCACATCGAATCCGATGGCTTTCAGGGACTGCACCTGCTGGCGCCGGGCGGTTTCGTTTTCCTCGTAAATCCAGATGCGGTCAATGGCCGGATGGTGGCGGATCAGAGCTTCTGAAGGCTTGCGGGTGAGAAAGTGGATGGAGGCATCGGGAAAGCGGGCTTTCAGCGAAGCAATGGCCGGCGTGGTGAGCAACACATCACCCAGCGATGATAACCGTATCAGCAGAATCTGTCTGGGGTCGGAACTCATGGGGGGTCGGATGCGTCAGTTAAATTGAAATACCGGCCGGATCGGCCTACCTTTGCATAATATCAGGTTTTCTGCCCTTTTTTCAAACAAACAGGTTAAACATGGCCGCTTCCAACTCGTTCGACATCGTATCGGTTCTGGATTTTCAGGAAATGGATAATGCCGTCAATCAGACCATGAAAGAGGTCCAGACACGGTATGACCTGAAGGATTCGAAAACGGAAATCGATTTCAACAAGAAGGATAAAAAGCTGACGATCCATACGGCTGATGAGTTTAAACTGACCAGCGTGGTCGATATTCTTCAGTCCCGCATGATCAAACGCGGCATTTCCATTAAGTCCATGGTTCCCGGAAAAGTGGAAACCGCCAGTCTTGGCACCGCCCGTCAGAGTTTCGGACTTATTTCCGGACTGGATAAGGAACAAGCCAAGGAAGTCACAAAAGTGATCAAGGATTCCGGCGTGAAAGTTCAGGCTCAGATCATGGATGATCTGGTTCGTGTCACCGGAAAAAACAAAGACGACCTGCAGGCCGTCATTAAGCTCCTGAAGGAAAAGGACCTTGCCTTTCCTCTTCAGTTTACCAATTACCGTTAACTAACCGAAAGACCAATGCCCCGAAGTGTCCTCCTTCCCGGGCTTCTCTTCCTGGCACTGACCACCTCCCTGATGGCCGGTCCCGTGGAAATCAAGTGGATTCAGCGATCGGGTACCCAAACGCTGCGTCTGCCCGGTCATACCCAACCCGACGAAGCATGGATTGGTACCAAGGAATTGGCCAATTCGCTTAATCTGCGCACCTATTACAACCCATCCACCCGGGTGCTTCAGATCTATTTTTCCCGGCATCAGCTGAAAATTGAGTCCGGAAATCCCTGGCTTGTCCTCGAATCGCTCACCGGCGGCACTCCCCCGGTGGTCATTCAGTGTCCCGGACTGCTATCCCCTGCCGATGGCGTTTACCAGATACCGCTCACCGTCTGGACGGCCATTCTTTCCCGTACCATCGAAGGCTATGTGGAGCAAACCGGTACCAGTCAATTGCTCATCCGGGAACGGATGTTCGATCTCAACAGTCTGCTCATCGAGGAAAAGACCAACGGAACGCTGGTCCGGATTCCCCTGCTGAAACCACTCGCTGATTTCGAGAACCGCACCGATGAGTCGGGAATGAACTACCTCACGCTGGTGGATATTCAGGCCGATGTGGATGCCATCAACAAGACCCAGCCCACCGGATTGGTGCGGTCGGTTCAGGCACGTCCCCTGCCAAACGGATCGCTGCAACTCATGGTGAAGGTGAATCCGCAGGAAGTAACCGGGGTGGATATTGAATACAACCGCAAGGAGGCAGAACTGCTTATGTCGGTTCGGAAGCGGGCCGATTCAACCCGTCTGGAACCCATGGTTCAGGCCGTTCCGGTAAACAACGATCCGCATTTACGGGAACGCTGGGCGCTTGATGTGATCGTTCTCGATGCCGGTCATGGCGGCAAGGATCCCGGTGCCATTGGCAAAAAGGGTACCCGGGAGAAGGATGTGACCCTGGGTGTGGTGAAGAAACTCGGTGCCCGCCTGAAAAAGGAGTTTCCAGATATCAAGGTGGTATACACCCGCGATGATGACTTTTTCGTCTCCCTCTCCCGCCGGGGAAAAATCGCCAATGAAGCCAAGGGAAAACTCTTCGTTTCCGTTCACTGCAATTCGAACAAGAAGCGGTCGGTCGATGGCGTTGAAACCTATTTCCTCGGTCTGCACAAAACCGACGATGCCATGGAAGTGGCCAGTCGTGAAAACAACGTGATTTTCGAAGAGGAAAATTACGAGGAAGACTATAAAAACTTCACCGAGGAAAACCTGATCCTGCTTTCCATGGCCCAATCGGCCTTTCTGGAGCAGTCCGAAAAGATTGCCATGAAGGTCACCCGCAACATTGCCTCCATGGCCAAGCGTGACAACCGCGGCGTGAAGCAGGCCGGATTCATGGTTTTATGGACACCCAGCATGCCGAGTATTCTGGTAGAAACCGGCTACCTGTCCAACGCCAATGAAGAGAAGTTTCTTGCCTCGAAGGATGGTCAGCAGAAGATTGCCGATGCCATTTTTGAATCGATCAGACAGTACAAAGAAGACTACGAAAAATCCCTGGGATATTCCGATGCCCGGGCACAGGAGTAACCCAACCCATGGCTTTCGAATATATCTGGACCATATTCATTCTCATCATTCTGGAAGGACTTCTTTCAGCGGACAATGCGCTGGTTCTGGCGGTTCTGGTCAAGCACTTACCCAAAGAACAACAGAAGAAAGCCTTAACCTACGGGATCTGGGGTGCCTTTTTCTTCCGGTTTGTGGCCATTTTACTGGCCTCCTGGCTGATCATGGTCTGGCAGGCACAAGCCGTCGGGGCCGTCTATCTGCTTTACATAGCGCTCAGCCACCTGTTGAAACCTTCCCACACCGATGAATTGAATAAGAAGCCCAGCGTGACCAAATCGTTCTGGGGAACGGTGGTCTCGGTGGAAATCGCCGACATCGCTTTTTCTATCGACTCCATTCTGGCGGCTGTGGCGCTGGTCTATTCGCTTCCGCCCACCGATTGGGCACCCATCGGCGGCATGGATGGGGGTCGTTTCCTCGTGGTGGTGACTGGCGGAATTCTGGGCATTGTAACCATGCGGTTTGTGGCGGGATATTTCATTGGCCTGATGCAACGCTTCCCCGGATTGGAACAGGGAGCCTATCTGATTGTGGGCTGGATCGGACTTAAACTGGCCATTATCACCTTGTGCCATCCATCCCTCTCGATATTACCTGAAGCCCTTCCTGCACACTGGGTTTACAAGACCATTTTCTGGTCGGTTCTGCTTGGTTTGTTTGTGGGCTCGATGTTCTGGAAACCAAAGGAAGCAAAAGCCTGATGGATCAGGACCAGCTGGCGGCCCTGCGCCAATCGTACACGAAGGCTGACCTGTCCGAATCCTCCATCAGACCGGATCCCACTGATCAGTTTGATGACTGGTTTCAGCAGGCACTGTCGGCCGGAATCCCCGAACCCAATGCCATGACGCTGGCCACTGCCACTGCAGACGGCTTCCCTTCCGCACGAATTGTCCTTCTGAAAAGCTTCGACCGGAAGGGTTATGTGTTCTACACCAATTACACCAGCCGGAAGGCGGAAGAACTGGCCGGGAATCCGCGTGCAGCGCTGCTCTTTTTCTGGCCGGAGCTGGAACGTCAGGTGCGTATTGAAGGACGGGTTGAAAAGGTCACCACCGCCGAATCGGTAAAGTATTTTCTCTCGCGGCCGTACGGCAGTCAGATTGGGGCCTGGGTTTCGCCTCAAAGCTCGGTGATCACCACCCGGTCTTTGCTTGAACAGAAATGGGATGACATGAAGCGGAAGTTTCAGGAAGGGAAAGTTCCCTTACCCGATTTCTGGGGCGGATACCGGGTCATTCCCTCGTCAGTGGAATTCTGGCAGGGACGTCCGAACCGGCTTCACGACCGGCTGCGGTTCCGTCAGTCAGACGGTCAGTGGTTTCTCGAGCGACTGGCACCTTAAGGGGTGATTGGTGA
The Bacteroidota bacterium DNA segment above includes these coding regions:
- the pdxH gene encoding pyridoxamine 5'-phosphate oxidase, with the translated sequence MDQDQLAALRQSYTKADLSESSIRPDPTDQFDDWFQQALSAGIPEPNAMTLATATADGFPSARIVLLKSFDRKGYVFYTNYTSRKAEELAGNPRAALLFFWPELERQVRIEGRVEKVTTAESVKYFLSRPYGSQIGAWVSPQSSVITTRSLLEQKWDDMKRKFQEGKVPLPDFWGGYRVIPSSVEFWQGRPNRLHDRLRFRQSDGQWFLERLAP
- a CDS encoding N-acetylmuramoyl-L-alanine amidase, which gives rise to MPRSVLLPGLLFLALTTSLMAGPVEIKWIQRSGTQTLRLPGHTQPDEAWIGTKELANSLNLRTYYNPSTRVLQIYFSRHQLKIESGNPWLVLESLTGGTPPVVIQCPGLLSPADGVYQIPLTVWTAILSRTIEGYVEQTGTSQLLIRERMFDLNSLLIEEKTNGTLVRIPLLKPLADFENRTDESGMNYLTLVDIQADVDAINKTQPTGLVRSVQARPLPNGSLQLMVKVNPQEVTGVDIEYNRKEAELLMSVRKRADSTRLEPMVQAVPVNNDPHLRERWALDVIVLDAGHGGKDPGAIGKKGTREKDVTLGVVKKLGARLKKEFPDIKVVYTRDDDFFVSLSRRGKIANEAKGKLFVSVHCNSNKKRSVDGVETYFLGLHKTDDAMEVASRENNVIFEEENYEEDYKNFTEENLILLSMAQSAFLEQSEKIAMKVTRNIASMAKRDNRGVKQAGFMVLWTPSMPSILVETGYLSNANEEKFLASKDGQQKIADAIFESIRQYKEDYEKSLGYSDARAQE
- a CDS encoding response regulator transcription factor encodes the protein MKILVVEDEVSVREFIERGLIEEGFDVTVVGDGPGGESLGRDPNFDCIVLDWRLPGITGLEVCKSLRNEGITTPIIMLTAMNSVENRVEGLDSGADDYLTKPFAFEELIARIRALTRRSSPGATTELLQFADLSMDLKRKAVTRNEKVLHLTAKEFMLLEYFMRNPERVLSRADIAQAVWNINFDTNTNFIDVYVTYLRQKLQLTPDLPQLIHTVRGMGYVLRTEE
- a CDS encoding TerC family protein, with the protein product MAFEYIWTIFILIILEGLLSADNALVLAVLVKHLPKEQQKKALTYGIWGAFFFRFVAILLASWLIMVWQAQAVGAVYLLYIALSHLLKPSHTDELNKKPSVTKSFWGTVVSVEIADIAFSIDSILAAVALVYSLPPTDWAPIGGMDGGRFLVVVTGGILGIVTMRFVAGYFIGLMQRFPGLEQGAYLIVGWIGLKLAIITLCHPSLSILPEALPAHWVYKTIFWSVLLGLFVGSMFWKPKEAKA
- the add gene encoding adenosine deaminase; amino-acid sequence: MKHPPLPGWFGRIPKAELHLHLEGAIPHDFLIQLAERNGADVNSLLAGFTYENFTAFIRQWMRVIGQFRQPQDFSELVVRVADQQAAQGIRYTEAFFSPFDYTDGRFSAETVTEAILDGARTVNREGKTTIRLLADIVRNHGGESAVTRVDRLLPLMGEDLIGIGLGGSEAGFPEEGFAAAFQRARSAGCRVVAHAGETAGADRVEKAIRLLGAERIGHGIHSIQDPGVLSLLSARNIPLEICITSNHQTGAWPAGEPHPVHRLLAAGVPLTLNTDDPAFFGTTLADEARLFLQTGGSESDLKILMLNGWRYSFLPETEKQTWLGLVKEGMS
- a CDS encoding glycosyltransferase family 9 protein, coding for MSSDPRQILLIRLSSLGDVLLTTPAIASLKARFPDASIHFLTRKPSEALIRHHPAIDRIWIYEENETARRQQVQSLKAIGFDVVVDWQVSLRSREFRSVAPRRLTFRKHLVKRFLHVRLGTPLHIDPVPVRYLKTLAPLGVTDSGDGLRVDRPRLLSDRMERVFTDWKGTGRGPVFFIAAGARHFTKRYPVEYTIRLMTMLLELQPFARFILLGGADEMDQAFIIKKAFPDNQLVWNAVGGFSIPESLALMSHCQAGFSNDSFLMHAATACRIPVVAFFGSTTLSLGFGPFRSPALVIEDPSVSCRPCSHIGRHACPKGHFRCMMNLEPETAFPAIYDFLLGHLNAGKQA
- a CDS encoding Gfo/Idh/MocA family oxidoreductase, yielding MKTAVIGVGHLGKLHTKMYAQLPSSELIGVYDVNQEQAQTVAGEFKTRAWSSMEDLIREADAISVVTSTPHHHDVAMKVIAAGKHLFIEKPITTTLTEARAVIDAARSAGVTLQVGHIERFNPAVLALEKYDIKPMFIESHRLAQFKLRGSDVAVVLDLMIHDIDIILHLVRSPVTRVDANGVGIVSGSIDIANARLQFENGCVANVTASRISQRPMRKMRIFQENAYLSVDFSEGNCEVFRLASPDEPSGGLAMMLGQIDVGPVKRNIVYEQPEKPDVNALSWELDRFLKAAATGTEPPVTGEDGYRALEVAQMIIREIQTNLKKIAVV
- a CDS encoding T9SS type A sorting domain-containing protein, whose product is IYRNELDQSNGDANWIQIWLEGTTSARTPIGAQIILVNTDTTGGFWWRQAREYRNDPFKGYMEHFGLRHRTVVDSIIVLWPSGMRDTLLNVPANQRLVIREGDTYTGINDYSRPETYTLGQNYPNPFNPQTTIAYSIGQPGIYELSVYNLMGQRIRILENRYHPAGRYSVTFHAEGLASGMYFYRLSSETASQTRLVK
- a CDS encoding YajQ family cyclic di-GMP-binding protein, which translates into the protein MAASNSFDIVSVLDFQEMDNAVNQTMKEVQTRYDLKDSKTEIDFNKKDKKLTIHTADEFKLTSVVDILQSRMIKRGISIKSMVPGKVETASLGTARQSFGLISGLDKEQAKEVTKVIKDSGVKVQAQIMDDLVRVTGKNKDDLQAVIKLLKEKDLAFPLQFTNYR
- a CDS encoding sigma-70 family RNA polymerase sigma factor; the encoded protein is MLTLTSEQLEKAIRRDPETITLIVRKTSGPLYNIIYQLVKNREDAEDALQETYIRMMNNLAGFRGDSQITTWLYRIATNTALEKIRRNQSKNGHQDFNDEEFQEVTITNRHALDQFNPEDAMLSQEFRDVLNRYLQELPEKTRLVFILRDQENLSLEEVVAVTGDSEWSVKGRLKRARSFLREKLAAYMTEGAVRYDS